The following are from one region of the Biomphalaria glabrata chromosome 4, xgBioGlab47.1, whole genome shotgun sequence genome:
- the LOC106052155 gene encoding uncharacterized protein LOC106052155: MSKKDRRRVMAQIWGTPTSHDIDMVDEGNQIVVFSNYRGIINWWMEIFKAYYPNIKCREKGDTIKIKPTMGVTIKLNKTTRLMKISGKDHWPWFVDTFEKLLDVGNGDAVELQSDGASAVSENSVTRYLQLDKDDEEVQDLLDRIPEGGGIMHHEFIMRLWKSLLDDWFGVGAAVYIVTPRIDSERLFTVMLLMIRNKGTGFSVTLLTPAKQDGERFEKIMEKTKRRMKEVKTAQDSRLISDVKLQWVMDTLIIQHEDFSTNFIAAHKDGEAEVLTTTAHFHKAHFHHQQKDNVCYNRLSPHDLRKNYLLPLNIGNNVF, translated from the exons ATGTCTAAAAAAGACAGACGGCGTGTGATGGCCCAGATATGGGGCACTCCGACAAGCCATGATATTGATATGGTAGATGAGGGGAATCAGATTGTAGTTTTTTCTAATTATAGAGGCATCATAAACTGGTGGATGGAGATTTTTAAG gcTTACTATCCCAACataaaatgtcgtgaaaaaggAGACACTATTAAGATCAAACCAACAATGGGTGTCACCATCAAACTTAATAAAACAACAAGACTCATGAAAATCAGTGGAAAGGATCATTGGCCCTGGTTTGTTGACACCTTTGAGAAACTTCTTGATGTTGGTAATGGGGATGCTGTTGAGTTGCAGAGTGATGGAGCATCAGCTGTGTCTGAAAATTCAGTTACCAGATATCTTCAGCTTGATAAGGATGATGAAGAG GTTCAAGATTTGCTTGATAGAATTCCAGAAGGTGGGGGAATCATGCACCATGAATTTATTATGCGCCTTTGGAAAAGTTTATTAGATGACTGGTTCGGAGTAGGAGCTGCTGTGTATATTGTGACACCAAGAATAGACTCTGAAAGATTGTTTACAGTAATGTTACTTATGATCAGAAATAAAGGGACAGGTTTTTCA GTAACTCTTTTAACTCCTGCAAAGCAAGATGGTGAACGCTTtgagaaaataatggagaaaacaAAACGTAGGATGAAAGAGGTTAAAACAGCCCAGGATAGCAGGCTCATCTCAGACGTCAAACTGCAGTGGGTAATGGACACACTCATCATACAGCATGAGGATTTCTCCACTAATTTCATAGCAGCACATAAAGATGGTGAAGCTGAGGTTCTGACCACCACAGCCCATTTCCACAAGGCACATTTTCATCaccaacaaaaagacaatgtgTGTTATAATAGACTCAGCCCACACGACCTCCGTAAAAACTACTTGCTTCCTCTTAATATTGGCAACAATGTGTTTTGA
- the LOC106052145 gene encoding serine/threonine-protein kinase A-Raf-like isoform X2 codes for MAVVQQSGMNGDIPNFTIGSNGDEANISGNLQEEIENIQRVIKVTRKKLEAMNEEFGRHQHPPAIYVQEYEELANKIHEYQLREQRLQDQISVGRGSPPPSPPLPEDPLLSPGPPLTPNNSNNNLRQLPTGQRSPQLACRMERSTFHIKAYLPNSMVTTVVAKPGTTLKEGLMKAMKRRQLDASQCQVFRHKTRIQLTWNTDMGELAGQEVSVELMEVDDDNGITRSMPRAVVLSHNYGRKTYFSLTFCDICRNLLFQSIRCQTCGLKFHQRCEDKVPRSCQGDLEVYLRTMRENSREQVHHLLAEPQGTPVSRKQSQSGSKGTHISRPPAPQLGHRERSTSAPNVCANIVDSGDISQQEYLRRFRELQSQANQQSQTLTLPSQSPAGSPTKSAHSSPTISTKHVRPRAKSVETDPGKRTRTRRDSNEDWEIPNGEIMYDRQIGSGSFGTVFKAHWHGPVAVKKLNVTDPTPAQMQAFKNEVGVLRKTRHLNILLFMGLVSKPHLAIVTQWCDGHSLYKHLHVQETKFRIDQLTMIAKQTAQGMDYLHAKSIIHRDLKSNNIFLTEVCTENMTVKIGDFGLATVKTRWSGSHMFQQPTGSILWMAPEVIRMKEQNPYTFQSDVYAFGIVLYELLTCSLPYSNINNKDQILFMVGKGYLKPDFTRCRSDTPKQLNRFMLNCLEFDRNDRPLFPQLLASLEALYTSIPKIKRSKSEPTIHRTDSFDLDFKHICASPKTPINSHYTPKFFFTGGNY; via the exons ATGGCGGTTGTTCAACAATCGGGAATGAACGGAGACATACCAAATTTCACTATTGGATCTAATGGAGATGAAGCAAACATCTCTGGCAATCTCCAAGAAGAG attgAAAATATTCAACGTGTCATCAAAGTGACACGAAAAAAATTGGAGGCCATGAATGAAGAATTTGGCAGGCACCAGCATCCACCAGCTATCTATgtgcag GAATATGAAGAACTAGCCAATAAAATTCATGAATATCAACTGAGAGAGCAAAGGCTTCAGGATCAAATCAGTGTGGGAAGAGGTTCACCCCCACCATCTCCACCTTTGCCAGAAGATCCCCTATTGTCTCCAGGCCCTCCATTAACTCCCAACAACAGCAATAACAATCTGAGGCAACTGCCCACAGGACAAAGAAGTCCACAGCTTGCATGTAGAATGGAAAGGTCCACCTTTCACATCAAAGCATATTTGCCTAACAGTATGGTCACAACA GTTGTTGCTAAGCCTGGTACAACTCTAAAGGAAGGTCTAATGAAAGCCATGAAGAGAAGACAGTTGGATGCCTCTCAGTGCCAGGTGTTTAGGCACAAAACTAG AATTCAATTAACATGGAACACTGACATGGGGGAACTAGCTGGACAAGAAGTTTCTGTTGAACTTATGGAGGTGGATGATGATAATGGTATCACAAGATCAATGCCACGTGCTGTAGTTTTATCCCATAACTAT ggAAGGAAGACATACTTTTCATTAACCTTCTGTGATATTTGCCGTAACCTCCTGTTTCAAAGTATTCGATGTCAAACATGTGGGCTTAAATTTCACCAACGTTGTGAGGATAAAGTACCGCGAAGCTGTCAAGGTGACTTAGAAGTATATTTGCGCACAATGAGGGAAAATTCTCGTGAACAAGTTCATCA TTTATTAGCTGAGCCTCAGGGAACTCCTGTGAGCAGGAAGCAAAGTCAGTCAGGATCAAAAGGGACTCATATTAGTCGTCCACCTGCTCCTCAGTTAGGACACAGGGAAAGGTCAACCTCTGCCCCAAATGTTTGTGCTAACATAGTGGACAGTGGCGATATTTCTCAACAG GAATATCTAAGAAGATTCAGAGAGTTGCAAAGTCAAGCTA ATCAACAATCTCAGACATTGACGCTCCCATCTCAATCTCCTGCAGGAAGTCCCACAAAAAGTGCTCATTCATCGCCAACAATATCTACTAAGCATGTGCGCCCTCGTGCCAAATCAGTGGAAACAGATCCTGGCAAAAGAACG AGAACTAGAAGAGACTCAAATGAAGACTGGGAAATCCCTAATGGTGAAATTATGTATGATCGGCAAATTGGTTCAGGTTCTTTTGGAACAGTGTTTAAAGCTCATTGGCATGGCCCTGTAGCAGTTAAAAAACTTAATGTTACTGATCCAACTCCAGCACAGATGCAAGCCTTTAAAAATGAAGTTGGTGTTTTAAG gAAAACTCGCCATTTAAACATTCTGTTATTTATGGGTTTGGTTTCTAAGCCTCATTTGGCTATTGTTACTCAGTGGTGTGATGGTCACAGTCTATACAAACATCTCCATGTGCAAGAGACTAAATTTCGCATTGATCAGCTCACTATGATTGCTAAGCAAACTGCACAAGGAATGGA TTACCTTCACGCCAAATCAATAATTCATCGAGATTTAAAGTCTAACA ATATTTTTTTGACAGAAGTTTGTACAGAAAATATGACTGTTAAAATTGGTGACTTTGGTTTAGCAACTGTGAAAACAAGATGGAGTGGTTCACATATGTTTCAACAGCCAACTGGTTCTATATTATGGATG GCTCCTGAAGTTATTAGAATGAAAGAACAGAATCCTTATACATTCCAGTCTGATGTCTATGCCTTTGGAATAGTGCTCTATGAACTCCTGACTTGTTCATTACCCTATTCCAATATCAACAATAAAGATCAG attttgtttatgGTGGGCAAAGGTTATCTCAAGCCAGACTTTACCCGATGTCGCTCTGACACACCAAAACAGCTCAACAGGTTCATGCTTAACTGTTTAGAATTTGACAGAAATGATAGACCACTTTTCCCTCAG CTTCTGGCTTCATTGGAGGCTTTGTATACATCAATCCCTAAGATCAAACGCAGTAAATCAGAGCCAACTATCCACAGAACAGACTcatttgatttagattttaaacaCATATGTGCCTCACCGAAAACCCCCATTAATAGTCATTACACACCCAAATTCTTTTTTACTGGTGGAAACTATTAA
- the LOC106052145 gene encoding serine/threonine-protein kinase A-Raf-like isoform X1, giving the protein MAVVQQSGMNGDIPNFTIGSNGDEANISGNLQEEIENIQRVIKVTRKKLEAMNEEFGRHQHPPAIYVQEYEELANKIHEYQLREQRLQDQISVGRGSPPPSPPLPEDPLLSPGPPLTPNNSNNNLRQLPTGQRSPQLACRMERSTFHIKAYLPNSMVTTVVAKPGTTLKEGLMKAMKRRQLDASQCQVFRHKTRIQLTWNTDMGELAGQEVSVELMEVDDDNGITRSMPRAVVLSHNYGRKTYFSLTFCDICRNLLFQSIRCQTCGLKFHQRCEDKVPRSCQGDLEVYLRTMRENSREQVHHLLAEPQGTPVSRKQSQSGSKGTHISRPPAPQLGHRERSTSAPNVCANIVDSGDISQQEYLRRFRELQSQANMFTSYRSSFYKDKRHASDSSASFAKNVPKSRNRDQQSQTLTLPSQSPAGSPTKSAHSSPTISTKHVRPRAKSVETDPGKRTRTRRDSNEDWEIPNGEIMYDRQIGSGSFGTVFKAHWHGPVAVKKLNVTDPTPAQMQAFKNEVGVLRKTRHLNILLFMGLVSKPHLAIVTQWCDGHSLYKHLHVQETKFRIDQLTMIAKQTAQGMDYLHAKSIIHRDLKSNNIFLTEVCTENMTVKIGDFGLATVKTRWSGSHMFQQPTGSILWMAPEVIRMKEQNPYTFQSDVYAFGIVLYELLTCSLPYSNINNKDQILFMVGKGYLKPDFTRCRSDTPKQLNRFMLNCLEFDRNDRPLFPQLLASLEALYTSIPKIKRSKSEPTIHRTDSFDLDFKHICASPKTPINSHYTPKFFFTGGNY; this is encoded by the exons ATGGCGGTTGTTCAACAATCGGGAATGAACGGAGACATACCAAATTTCACTATTGGATCTAATGGAGATGAAGCAAACATCTCTGGCAATCTCCAAGAAGAG attgAAAATATTCAACGTGTCATCAAAGTGACACGAAAAAAATTGGAGGCCATGAATGAAGAATTTGGCAGGCACCAGCATCCACCAGCTATCTATgtgcag GAATATGAAGAACTAGCCAATAAAATTCATGAATATCAACTGAGAGAGCAAAGGCTTCAGGATCAAATCAGTGTGGGAAGAGGTTCACCCCCACCATCTCCACCTTTGCCAGAAGATCCCCTATTGTCTCCAGGCCCTCCATTAACTCCCAACAACAGCAATAACAATCTGAGGCAACTGCCCACAGGACAAAGAAGTCCACAGCTTGCATGTAGAATGGAAAGGTCCACCTTTCACATCAAAGCATATTTGCCTAACAGTATGGTCACAACA GTTGTTGCTAAGCCTGGTACAACTCTAAAGGAAGGTCTAATGAAAGCCATGAAGAGAAGACAGTTGGATGCCTCTCAGTGCCAGGTGTTTAGGCACAAAACTAG AATTCAATTAACATGGAACACTGACATGGGGGAACTAGCTGGACAAGAAGTTTCTGTTGAACTTATGGAGGTGGATGATGATAATGGTATCACAAGATCAATGCCACGTGCTGTAGTTTTATCCCATAACTAT ggAAGGAAGACATACTTTTCATTAACCTTCTGTGATATTTGCCGTAACCTCCTGTTTCAAAGTATTCGATGTCAAACATGTGGGCTTAAATTTCACCAACGTTGTGAGGATAAAGTACCGCGAAGCTGTCAAGGTGACTTAGAAGTATATTTGCGCACAATGAGGGAAAATTCTCGTGAACAAGTTCATCA TTTATTAGCTGAGCCTCAGGGAACTCCTGTGAGCAGGAAGCAAAGTCAGTCAGGATCAAAAGGGACTCATATTAGTCGTCCACCTGCTCCTCAGTTAGGACACAGGGAAAGGTCAACCTCTGCCCCAAATGTTTGTGCTAACATAGTGGACAGTGGCGATATTTCTCAACAG GAATATCTAAGAAGATTCAGAGAGTTGCAAAGTCAAGCTA ATATGTTTACCAGTTATCGGTCTAGTTTCTATAAGGACAAACGACATGCTAGTGATAGCAGTGCCTCATTTGCAAAAAATGTTCCAAAATCTCGAAATAGAG ATCAACAATCTCAGACATTGACGCTCCCATCTCAATCTCCTGCAGGAAGTCCCACAAAAAGTGCTCATTCATCGCCAACAATATCTACTAAGCATGTGCGCCCTCGTGCCAAATCAGTGGAAACAGATCCTGGCAAAAGAACG AGAACTAGAAGAGACTCAAATGAAGACTGGGAAATCCCTAATGGTGAAATTATGTATGATCGGCAAATTGGTTCAGGTTCTTTTGGAACAGTGTTTAAAGCTCATTGGCATGGCCCTGTAGCAGTTAAAAAACTTAATGTTACTGATCCAACTCCAGCACAGATGCAAGCCTTTAAAAATGAAGTTGGTGTTTTAAG gAAAACTCGCCATTTAAACATTCTGTTATTTATGGGTTTGGTTTCTAAGCCTCATTTGGCTATTGTTACTCAGTGGTGTGATGGTCACAGTCTATACAAACATCTCCATGTGCAAGAGACTAAATTTCGCATTGATCAGCTCACTATGATTGCTAAGCAAACTGCACAAGGAATGGA TTACCTTCACGCCAAATCAATAATTCATCGAGATTTAAAGTCTAACA ATATTTTTTTGACAGAAGTTTGTACAGAAAATATGACTGTTAAAATTGGTGACTTTGGTTTAGCAACTGTGAAAACAAGATGGAGTGGTTCACATATGTTTCAACAGCCAACTGGTTCTATATTATGGATG GCTCCTGAAGTTATTAGAATGAAAGAACAGAATCCTTATACATTCCAGTCTGATGTCTATGCCTTTGGAATAGTGCTCTATGAACTCCTGACTTGTTCATTACCCTATTCCAATATCAACAATAAAGATCAG attttgtttatgGTGGGCAAAGGTTATCTCAAGCCAGACTTTACCCGATGTCGCTCTGACACACCAAAACAGCTCAACAGGTTCATGCTTAACTGTTTAGAATTTGACAGAAATGATAGACCACTTTTCCCTCAG CTTCTGGCTTCATTGGAGGCTTTGTATACATCAATCCCTAAGATCAAACGCAGTAAATCAGAGCCAACTATCCACAGAACAGACTcatttgatttagattttaaacaCATATGTGCCTCACCGAAAACCCCCATTAATAGTCATTACACACCCAAATTCTTTTTTACTGGTGGAAACTATTAA
- the LOC106052134 gene encoding putative Dol-P-Glc:Glc(2)Man(9)GlcNAc(2)-PP-Dol alpha-1,2-glucosyltransferase isoform X1 has translation MQDKVMHIFALSSLMLFTGVIFQLVQKAQNNPYMDEIFHIPQAQQYCRSNFSHWDPMITTLPGLYITSFLSLNIIRSFSGVSLVDLCTTQNLRAMNLLFCIGNFAILFILGKKLNEKSKGKDVNKTTKQLLMNTIVLFLFPVLYFFSWLYYTDPGSTFFTLLMYTLCIHNFHKCSSLFGIIAILFRQTNVVWVLFCFVLVAIEILEKELQHHTKEKIHNFRNTDLLKLLLKILLKPAIVFKLSKKIIFHTYSYVCVIAGFIAFVKINNGIVVGDRSNHVASCNIPQVFYFLLVSLLFSFFNFFHTKNIFAFFRAILKNPFNVLLMVALSAIAVKYLTYEHKYTLSDNRHYTFYVWSRLFKKFHWARYTFIPSYLFSLYQFFSVTSHRGILWQLLFFTCAAACLVPQSLFEFRYYIVPFLILRLNMTLPCSRILLAELFCYILLNVFTVYMFISRPFYWPNDPLPQRFMW, from the exons ATGCAAGATAAAGTGATGCATATTTTTGCATTAAGTTCCTTGATGCTTTTTACTGGAGTCATTTTTCAATTAGTCCAAAAAGCTCAAAATAATCCTTATATGGACGAAATTTTTCATATACCTCAGGCCCAGCAGTATTGCAGGTCAAACTTTTCCCAT tgGGACCCAATGATAACAACCTTGCCAGGGCTATATATCACATCATTTCTTTCACTTAACATAATAAGATCTTTCAGTGGTGTCAGCTTGGTAGATCTTTGTACTACACAGAATTTGAGAGCTATGaatcttcttttttgtattGGAAACTTTGCAATACTTTTTATCTTAGGGAAAAAGCTCAATGAAAAAAGCAAG ggAAAAGAtgtgaacaaaacaacaaaacaacttttaatGAACACAATTGTACTTTTTCTATTTCCAGtcttgtatttcttttcttGGTTATATTACACTGATCCTGGGTCTACATTCTTCACATTGTTAATGTATACTTTATGTATACATAATTTCCATAAGTGCTCTTCACTATTTGGAATCATTGCCATACTTTTCAGGCAGACTAATGTTGTGTGggttttattttgctttgtatTAGTAGCAATTGAAATTTTAGAGAAAGAACTCCAGCATCATACTAAAGAGAAGATTCATAATTTTAGAAATACTGACCTTTTAAAGCTTTTGCTGAAGATTCTTCTGAAACCTGCGattgtttttaaactttctaaaaaaataatttttcacacATATTCATATGTGTGCGTAATAGCTGGATTTATTGCCTTTGTCAAAATCAATAATGGTATAGTTGTTGGAGACAGATCTAACCATGTCGCAAGTTGCAATATTCCTCaagttttttatttccttttggtttcattattattttctttcttcaatttctttcatacaaaaaatatttttgctttcTTTCGTGCTATATTAAAAAATCCCTTTAATGTTCTTCTAATGGTAGCACTCTCTGCCATAGctgtaaaatatttaacataTGAACACAAGTATACTTTAAGTGATAATAGGCACTATACCTTTTATGTTTGGTCCAGGTTGTTCAAGAAATTTCACTGGGCAAGGTATACTTTCATACCATCATATCTCTTCAGTCTTTACCAGTTTTTTAGTGTTACTAGCCACAGGGGTATTCTATGgcagttgttattttttacatGTGCTGCTGCTTGTTTGGTGCCACAGTCATTATTTGAGTTTCGTTATTACATTGTTCCATTTCTCATACTTCGATTA